In Corylus avellana chromosome ca2, CavTom2PMs-1.0, the following proteins share a genomic window:
- the LOC132168527 gene encoding kinesin-like protein KIN-14E, which produces MADVAGNVLLLTMEGADATKLFQIILKYMGVDSSDRVTSANIDERIELVGKLYEHTLKSSELRDELFVQILKQTRCNPDRQYLLKAWELMYLCAYSMPPSKDIGGYLLEYVHIVAHGVGIDSEVRVLALKTLNALKHAVKAGPRHTIPAREEIEALLTGRKLTTIVFFLDETFKEITYDMATTVADAVEELAWIIKLSAYSSFSLFECHKVVTVSKSPDPGNEEYIGLDDNKYVGDLLAEFKAAKDPSEAENLHCNLTFKKKLFHESDEAVTDPMFVQLSYVQLQHDYILGNYPVGRDDAAQLSALQILVEIGFVDNPESCTDWNSLLERFLPRQNAIKQAKREWELDILSCYRSMEHLTKDDARQQFLRILRTLLYGNSVFFSVRKIDDPIGLLPGRIILGINTWGVHFFRPVPREYLYSAELQDIMQFDRSNTVLSFKMKLANAPHIFQFDTKQGEEICVALQTHINDDMLRRYSKARSSASSSISGDLPPNVGVRRKCVQDLAKAPKKSRRNVDQVALLEKKSMEARLAQLADLMIEKNTKKDLIGADTQLLQKLQGELKLRSEELHAAEDTMNKLVTEKISLEEMISGLEKKKADEIGFLEKKFEQERKALKFQVLELKKRLEGVTQELAVVESTIAVWNSDLASLQNNLKEFSDTETASSVKNARDGRSIPSYLLPDDVGPCTTRITYSAHTDLSVKFQSHQSRDYTDADLPIAPSAIDGSGQSTVALDGKKLEPESDVLLASIENMQNAGTLDVLHMDALVSAEVSPPIGARIQASSSEMKDSLVQEYLKVLNTANKEGLKRLKGIGEKRATYILELRDEKPEPFKSLDDLKEIGLSEKQIQGLMIKVAAELFR; this is translated from the exons ATGGCAGATGTTGCTGGAAATGTACTGCTGCTAACAATGGAGGGTGCCGATGCAACAAAATTGTTCCAGATAATTTTGAAGTACATGGGAGTTGATTCATCTGATCGAGTTACTTCAGCAAATATAGATGAACGGATTGAGCTTGTTGGAAAATTATATGAGCATACTCTGAAAAGTTCAGAGCTCCGAGATGAACTTTTTGTGCagattttaaaacaaacaagATGTAATCCTGATAG GCAATACTTGCTCAAAGCATGGGAGTTGATGTATTTGTGTGCTTATTCCATGCCTCCTAGTAAGGACATTGGTGGATATCTATTAGAGTATGTTCATATTGTGGCCCATGGTGTGGGTATTGATTCCGAGGTTCGAGTGCTTgcattaaaaacattaaatgcTTTGAAGCATGCTGTTAAGGCTGGTCCCAGGCATACAATACCAGCTCGAGAGGAGATTGAGGCTCTTTTAACTGGTCGAAAACTTACAACTATAGTATTTTTCTTGGATGAAACTTTTAAAGAAATCACGTATGACATGGCAACCACTGTGGCTGATGCTGTTGAG GAGCTTGCATGGATAATTAAACTGTCAGCATACTCTAGCTTTAGTCTGTTTGAATGCCATAAAGTTGTGACTGTCTCTAAATCACCTGATCCTGGGAATG AGGAGTATATTGGGCTAGATGATAACAAATACGTTGGCGATCTGCTAGCAGAATTCAAGGCAGCAAAGGATCCATCTGAAGCAGAAAATTTGCACTGCAAcctgacatttaaaaaaaagctatttCATGAATCCGATGAAGCTGTGACAGATCCAATGTTTGTGCAGTTGTCCTATGTTCAA TTGCAACATGATTATATATTGGGCAATTATCCTGTTGGAAGGGATGATGCTGCGCAGCTGTCTGCACTGCAGATCTTGGTTGAGATTGGATTTGTTGATAACCCTGAATCCTGCAC TGACTGGAATTCACTTTTGGAACGATTCCTTCCGAGACAAAATGCTATAAAACAAGCAAAGCGGGAATGGGAATTGGATATTCTTTCTTGTTACCGTTCTATG GAACATTTGACAAAAGACGATGCGAGACAACAATTTCTGCGGATATTGAGGACACTTCTCTATGGGAATTCAGTGTTTTTTAGTGTTCGCAAGATTGATGATCCTATTGGACTTTTGCCAGGACGAATAATTTTAGGCATTAATACGTGGGGG GTACATTTTTTTCGTCCAGTTCCAAGGGAGTATCTATATTCTGCCGAGTTACAAGACATAATGCAATTTGATAGGAGCAATACTGTTCTTTCTTTTAAGATGAAACTTGCAAATGCTCCTCATATATTTCAATTTGATACCAAGCAG GGAGAAGAAATATGTGTTGCTCTTCAGACACATATAAATGATGACATGTTGCGACGCTACTCTAAAGCCCGCTCTTCTGCTAGCAGTTCGATTAGTGGAGATCTTCCTCCCAACGTGGGAGTGCGTAGGAAATGTGTTCAGGACTTGGCTAAAGCTCCTAAAAAATCTCGAAGGAATGTTGATCAA GTGGCACTGCTGGAGAAAAAAAGCATGGAAGCAAGGTTGGCCCAGTTGGCGGATCTTATGATAGAgaagaataccaaaaaagatTTGATTGGGGCTGATACCCAG TTGTTACAAAAGCTCCAAGGTGAGTTAAAACTTCGTAGTGAGGAGTTGCATGCAGCAGAAGATACTATGAATAAGCTGGTTACTGAAAAAATATCATTGGAAGAAATGATATCTGGACTTGAAAAGAAGAAAGCTGATGAG ATAGGTTTTcttgagaaaaaatttgagCAAGAACGTAAAGCCTTAAAGTTTCAAGTACTTGAACTTAAAAAGAGGCTTGAAGGGGTTACACAAGAGTTGGCTGTTGTTGAGTCTACTATTGCTGTCTGGAACTCTGATTTGGCTTCATTGCAAAATAATCTAAAGGAATTTTCAGATACAGAGACAGCCTCTTCTGTGAAGAATGCCCGTGATGGAAGAAGCATTCCTAG TTATCTTCTTCCTGATGATGTGGGACCATGTACTACTAGGATCACATATTCTGCACACACAGATTTGAGCGTGAAATTCCAGAGCCACCAGAGCAG GGACTACACTGATGCTGACCTTCCTATTGCTCCATCAGCCATTGACGGAAGTGGTCAG TCAACGGTGGCGTTGGATGGGAAAAAACTAGAACCAGAGAGCGATGTTCTTCTTGCATCTATTGAAAACATGCAGAATGCTGGCACCTTGGACGTTTTACACATG gATGCTCTTGTTAGCGCAGAAGTTTCACCACCAATCGGTGCAAGAATACAAGCGTCAAGTTCTGAAATGAAG GACTCCCTTGTTCAAGAATATCTTAAGGTTCTAAATACCGCTAACAA GGAGGGTTTGAAAAGACTCAAGGGAATTGGAGAGAAGAGGGCTACTTATATTCTTGAACTTCGTGACGAAAAGCCCGAACCATTTAAGAGT CTTGATGATCTGAAAGAGATTGGACTTTCAGAAAAGCAG ATACAGGGATTAATGATAAAGGTTGCTGCAGAGCTCTTTAGATAG